DNA sequence from the Lycium barbarum isolate Lr01 chromosome 5, ASM1917538v2, whole genome shotgun sequence genome:
gttagaccgactatgctgtatggggcggagtgttggccagttaagatctctcacgttcaaaagatgaaagttgccgagatgagaatgttgagatggatgtgtggccacactaggagtgacaggattaggaatgaggatattcgggataaggtgggggtggcctcggtggaagacaagatgcgagaagcgagattgagatggtttgggcatgtgaagaggagagatacagatgccccagtgcggaggtgtgagaggttggccatggatggtttcagacgaggtaggggtaggccgaagaagtattgcggagaggtaattagacacgacatggcgcaattacagcttaccgaggacatgaccttagataggagggcttggaggacccaaattagggtagaaggctagtagatagtctcgttatccgttcttattagtagtcgcattattgcaatatcatttcttgtgctccgatttctgctattatctgttattatgtgttatttcctgtgctttggttatcctgtgtcatctgctctgatttctgctattatcggttattttctgtgctctgattatcctgtattatctgtgtcccttgcattatttcatttccatatcgctttaaatctcttatccgaatctcttaaccttatctaactgtatctgacttctttttatgcttttattgagccgggggtctttcggaaacagccgtcctaccttggtaggagtcaggtctgcgtacactctaccctccccagaccctacgatgtgggatttcactgggatgttgttgttgttgattgttaaCATGTGTTTatatctaatggcttgggttattaccttttaatcaagaattgaaccattagagtcatgaactaagtgaattgagacatAGGGCTTCATAAAAATCGTAGTTTTACCATGGAAGCTACTTGTAAttgatgttttgattaaatagcattataaattgatGATTGGTGGTAAATGTTAGGTTGATTTaaacctagaaatcattcacccattggaatggggctaaagggaagggtgttcctgaattgattttgtgactagagtaattATGACTTATTGAGCATTCTAATTACTAGACTTTAGCGTTCCGAGGCTAGGATGTAGTGGAGTAATCTGCCTTGTTCCAGCTCTACACTTGAGGTAGgctacggtctacttgagttagactttgattagttgattgtatgtgttgtgaaattgatagggaaagcatgtctagtcttcaaacatgattATGTGTGGTTGAACTTCCTATTTGTTATTGTttgagtgattatgtgggcttcgtgccactattcattaTGTTGGGACTTACGGGTTTAtggtgttgtgatgagaagttaatatgatcttcttggtggaattgagatatgaatgatgatttgattattgacaatAATGTGACAGTAGATgcagatatatatacatatatgaaaatGCTCATTtgatcgggggtgaggatgtgacctagtttTGAGCTCAGGTCTGAGGAGTGAGTCCGAAACATCAGTTAACATGTGTGTACAGCGTGTATATAGTTATTGTTGGTAGACTTATTCCGTTGTTTGCTTCTGTTGATTTGATTCTTGATATCATGGgatgacttgattgttaatatccttGGATGTCTTGTTGATTGGGTTAATTGATTATGGGTTGTTGAAtggcttgtctattttattgattttatgatgtatgcatgatactaatcttagtcggcctatgatatctactggtacatagtgtttatactgatactaccttgctgcattcttttgagttcAGATTGTGATCCATAGACTGTTACCTgacctcatatctagcgttgaggctgtttgctgacagatttagggtgagcttctatccatgtcaGGCAGCCTGACAATCTTCTTTTGCGATGTTTATTTCTTTTCCAGACATTGTTGGTCATTtatttagacatgttttggattagagtcttTGTACAGTGACTTTCGTATTTTGGGGTTGAAATAGTAAGGACTTCGGCACTTACTTCGTTATTTTATGGAATGACTTAATTTTGTTTTATCTTGCACTTAAATGGTTAATAATTgtttgaattggttaatataaaaatggacttgaatggaTAGATGGCTTACGTATTGGTTCGCCCATTAGGAGTTAgtatgggtgccagtcatggcgggttgggtcgtgacagagttggtattAGATCTTTTGGT
Encoded proteins:
- the LOC132639500 gene encoding uncharacterized protein LOC132639500; translated protein: MIDETRSGVNAKLECWRHTLESKGFTLSRTKTEYLECKFSEATQEADLEVRLGTQAIQKKSSFKYLGSIVQGSGEIDDDVTHRIGAGWMKWRLASGVLCDKKVPPKLKGKFYKVVVRPTMLYGAECWPVKISHVQKMKVAEMRMLRWMCGHTRSDRIRNEDIRDKVGVASVEDKMREARLRWFGHVKRRDTDAPVRRCERLAMDGFRRGRGRPKKYCGEVIRHDMAQLQLTEDMTLDRRAWRTQIRVEG